In Tachysurus fulvidraco isolate hzauxx_2018 chromosome 1, HZAU_PFXX_2.0, whole genome shotgun sequence, a single window of DNA contains:
- the LOC125145580 gene encoding high affinity immunoglobulin gamma Fc receptor I-like isoform X2, with the protein MNELLTGEFSPVSLIIRPSRTQHFTADSLSLSCEDQSNSTGWTVRRYTQNETSFNCSSVPGSTCNISALSTSHTGVYWCQYESGGRSNSVNITVHNGDVILDSPVHPVTEGQPLILRCLNRSKLSESRVYFYKTDSILQKQTTGEMIISSVSKSDEGFYHCKHPERGESPKSWVSVRVLSYGKAPTSVLKLLSSVATASLYVLVTIILAVKCYRARAEPDEDNRPYRVIEAETSF; encoded by the exons atgaatgaattattaacaGGTGAATTTTCTCCAGTGTCTCTGATAATCAGACCgagcagaactcaacactttactgctgactctctctcactgagctgtgaggaccagagtaactctactggatggacagtgagacgataCACACAAAATGAGACATCGTTCAATTGTTCATCAGTTCcaggatctacatgtaacatcagcgccctctctacatcacacactggagtttactggtgtcAGTATGAATCTGGAGGACGCAGTAATTCTGTTAACATCACAGTGCACA atggtgatgtgatcctggacagtcctgtccatcctgtgactgagggacaACCTCTGATTTTACGCTGTTTAAATCGCTCAAAGCTCTCAGAGTctcgtgtttatttttataaaactgatTCCATCCTCCAGAAGCAGAcaacaggagagatgatcatcagtagtgtctcaaagtcagatgaaggtttctaccactgtaaacacccagagagaggagagtcaccGAAAAGCTGGGTTTCAGTCAGgg TTCTCTCATATGGAAAAGCTCCAACATCTGTACTGAAGCTCCTCAGCAGTGTAGCAACAGCCTCCCTGTATGTGCTGGTGACCATCATTCTGGCAGTGAAATGTTACAGAGCTCGAG CTGAACCCGATGAGGACAACAGACCATACAGAGTGATAGAAGCTGAAACGTCTTTCTGA
- the LOC125145580 gene encoding high affinity immunoglobulin gamma Fc receptor I-like isoform X1 — protein MNELLTGEFSPVSLIIRPSRTQHFTADSLSLSCEDQSNSTGWTVRRYTQNETSFNCSSVPGSTCNISALSTSHTGVYWCQYESGGRSNSVNITVHNGDVILDSPVHPVTEGQPLILRCLNRSKLSESRVYFYKTDSILQKQTTGEMIISSVSKSDEGFYHCKHPERGESPKSWVSVRVFSSPVLSYGKAPTSVLKLLSSVATASLYVLVTIILAVKCYRARAEPDEDNRPYRVIEAETSF, from the exons atgaatgaattattaacaGGTGAATTTTCTCCAGTGTCTCTGATAATCAGACCgagcagaactcaacactttactgctgactctctctcactgagctgtgaggaccagagtaactctactggatggacagtgagacgataCACACAAAATGAGACATCGTTCAATTGTTCATCAGTTCcaggatctacatgtaacatcagcgccctctctacatcacacactggagtttactggtgtcAGTATGAATCTGGAGGACGCAGTAATTCTGTTAACATCACAGTGCACA atggtgatgtgatcctggacagtcctgtccatcctgtgactgagggacaACCTCTGATTTTACGCTGTTTAAATCGCTCAAAGCTCTCAGAGTctcgtgtttatttttataaaactgatTCCATCCTCCAGAAGCAGAcaacaggagagatgatcatcagtagtgtctcaaagtcagatgaaggtttctaccactgtaaacacccagagagaggagagtcaccGAAAAGCTGGGTTTCAGTCAGgg TATTTTCTTCTCCAGTTCTCTCATATGGAAAAGCTCCAACATCTGTACTGAAGCTCCTCAGCAGTGTAGCAACAGCCTCCCTGTATGTGCTGGTGACCATCATTCTGGCAGTGAAATGTTACAGAGCTCGAG CTGAACCCGATGAGGACAACAGACCATACAGAGTGATAGAAGCTGAAACGTCTTTCTGA
- the LOC113645040 gene encoding uncharacterized protein LOC113645040 → MKEVRAISRTIAKTSRFTTLLHSSSQFKEKFEAMFDSNKTIPAGNTTRWNSTFKQVQAVRNQLKELSAVLAPFSEATDQTEGDKSVTISMVVPTFLDLNTHLLKMEDTRMQCRPLVKALRQSLVKRFSGIFTKTNMAKESGREEPFSHNVYFLATMLDSPFGLSWVDLDVNNGGNATAVKKLRDELKKTLTDTLISEVEKINSEGEATDSEAMNVDPPWDSPPVKFSRLLSRYKAHKKHSSTTQDSSIEAQISKYFDAIHDTDTDTDNASPSGRKAMTDTLNSTIWP, encoded by the exons ATGAAGGAGGTAAGGGCCATTTCCCGCACCATAGCCAAAACATCACGGTTCACAACACTGTTACATAGCAGCTCACAATTTAAAGAAAAGTTTGAGGCTATGTTTGACTCTAATAAGACCATTCCAGCAGGAAACACCACTCGCTGGAACAGCACGTTCAAACAAGTACAGGCTGTCAGGAACCAGCTGAAGGAACTGAGTGCGGTTCTTGCTCCATTCTCTGAGGCAACAGACCAGACAGAAGGGGATAAATCAGTTACCATCAGCATGGTGGTTCCAACTTTCCTGGACTTGAATACACACCTCCTCAAGATGGAGGATACCAGAATGCAGTGCCGGCCATTAGTTAAGGCCCTCCGTCAGTCTCTGGTGAAAAGATTCTCTGGAATCtttaccaaaacaaacatggccAAAGAGAGTGGAAGAGAGGAACCTTTTAGCCACAATGTGTACTTCTTAGCTACCATGCTGGATTCACCGTTTGGCTTAAGTTGGGTGGATCTGGATGTTAACAATGGGGGAAATGCAACAGCAGTGAAGAAACTCCGAGATGAACTGAAGAAGACACTAACAg ACACTTTGATCTCAGAGgtggagaaaataaacagtgaaGGAGAAGCAACTGACTCAGAGGCCATGAATGTGGATCCACCCTGGGATTCGCCACCAGTCAAATTCTCGCGCCTTCTGTCCCGCTACAAGGCTCATAAGAAACACAGCTCAACAACCCAGGATTCAAGTATTGAAGCACAGATAAGCAAATACTTTGATGCGATCCATGATacagatactgacactgacaatgCTTCTCCTTCTGGGCGAAAAGCCATGACAGATACCCTCAACTCCACAATCTGGCCATGA